A genomic region of Arvicola amphibius chromosome X, mArvAmp1.2, whole genome shotgun sequence contains the following coding sequences:
- the LOC119805507 gene encoding melanoma-associated antigen 11-like, producing MDSTENNQNINLSNSPQAQREERGLEGVQVPITEAGEAEATATASGDVSAGPQSVERASAPPTTMGGASSGEASDNEEGDVAEPESSQQSILNGKIVDLVRFLLIKFRRMELTTKAEMMNRTMRDYEEYYSVIFSKACECLMLIFGIDMMEVDPFVHAYFLFPALGITYDGMMHGVLGVPKTGLVIIVLCVIFIEDNCVSEEVFWDVMNSLGLYAGVNHFIFGEPKSLITEYFVQEGYVEYRQVHNSCPPCYEYLWGPRAYAETTKMKVLEFYASIVKQDPRSYHEKYAEALREEKERA from the coding sequence ATGGATTCTACTGAGAACAACCAGAACATCAACCTCTCAAATAGCCCTCAGGcccaaagggaggaaaggggcctGGAGGGTGTCCAGGTCCCcataactgaggcaggagaggcagaagcCACTGCCACTGCCTCAGGGGATGTGTCTGCAGGTCCCCAGAGTGTTGAGAGAGCTTCTGCTCCTCCCACTACCATGGGAGGGGCATCATCTGGTGAAGCCTCTGACAATGAAGAAGGGGATGTGGCTGAGCCTGAGTCTTCCCAACAGAGTATACTAAATGGAAAGATAGTTGATTTGGTGAGATTCCTGCTCATTAAGTTTCGAAGGATGGAGCTAACCACCAAGGCAGAAATGATGAATAGGACCATGAGAGATTATGAGGAATACTATTCTGTGATCTTTAGTAAGGCCTGTGAATGTTTGATGTTGATCTTTGGTATTGACATGATGGAGGTGGACCCTTTTGTTCATGCATATTTCCTTTTTCCTGCTTTGGGGATTACCTATGATGGGATGATGCATGGGGTTCTAGGTGTACCCAAGACAGGCCTGGTGATAATTGTACTATGCGTCATCTTCATAGAGGACAATTGTGTCAGTGAGGAGGTGTTCTGGGATGTGATGAATAGCCTAGGCCTGTATGCTGGGGTGAATCATTTCATATTTGGGGAGCCCAAGAGCCTCATCACTGAATACTTTGTGCAGGAAGGCTATGTGGAATACAGACAGGTGCACAACAGCTGTCCTCCTTGCTATGAGTACCTATGGGGCCCAAGGGCCTATGCTGAAACCACCAAGATGAAAGTCTTGGAATTTTATGCCAGTATTGTTAAGCAGGATCCTAGATCCTACCATGAAAAGTATGCAGAGGCtttgagagaggagaaagagcgGGCCTAG